In a genomic window of Pedobacter sp. KBS0701:
- a CDS encoding translocation/assembly module TamB domain-containing protein encodes MLLALLIFSLQFKPVQTYFAQKAAAYLSKELKTTISIKSLYIKPFKSIVLEDLLVLDLQKDTLLSTPQFMVDINQLSIDKKIIDISTVQINDGQFFLKDFKDKSSNLDFIINYFDSGKPKVKKKKSKPFDVNLGRLILNKFAFRYINYSAKDTVQGKSVNFDNVNVKQLSGIFEGLDTKNHLIKTNIKNLTFKERSGFYLKNLTAQTTIDSNAIELKNLLLETNQSRLTNYYQMRFKSYKDFNHYVDNVRMKAIFKDSHITSRDVAFFAPEMNTMKLDLDVDGQITGLVNNLKAKKLSLRTGKATHIKGDFILKGLPKWKETFMDLNIEMAGTNKTDLEEVLAGITNSKKKIVPVIVNKFGNINFNGSFTGFQNDFIAYGEFKTKLGRIVSDVNMKIDKNDIPSYTGNVKTYDFNLGNLLDEKSLGRISSSLYVKGRGTELKDLTEKINGDVDYIDFNKYRYRNVKIDGTFDKKYFDGKLSINDRNIKLVFDGGVNLNPKLPVFNFNATISKARLKALKLLKDSLMVDAKFTTNFSGTNLNNISGKLLIEEIRLQNPKGIYTVDSVQLMANGTGASRVLDIRSDILDASIKGEYDLNSIVSYYKAIAKTYIPSLKADIIKYKNQIFQFNLKVKKFEPLAQIFVPGLELEEGATLTGDFDSRNNTATLNGFVKKLKYNGIIVNNIILDENTTTQQLQLIVTSDRVQLNDSLFIKDVNISNILRNDSLAFNVKMSNADEDNQLDLNGLVEFTKNQDTTARLSVLPSILKINNEEWRIQEKVRIVLNNGKTEISNFDLTNGKQQVVIDGLISEDPKDLISVGFKDFSLKTLNPFTKGFGVKLGGNVNGKTDMYGVLKTLRVTDDLKIDSLNFNDIYIGTLTDTSSYSNESQKLNVFTRIVADNSENFKLTGNLDLKEKVIDLSVKMDDSKLTVLEPFVKQLVSNLKGNISADLTVKGKLDKPEINGTLSLDKGQLMVNYLKTTYVITDKVEVNNSVINLEDFVLNDLEGHEATASGTVDLNDINYPTLNVKVNANSLMALNTTAKDNSIYYGRAYGTGVFTFTGPTNKMKIDIKAKTEKGTIFNLPLNSSETISDKDFINFVSRDSTVLVKKRTNFDGLTLSFKLTIDPNTTANIYTTLGNLSGKGNAELALNINSVGDFEMSGDYIIETGSFDFTAQEVINKKFEIRQGGTIRWTGNPTAAQINLKAVYALRASLNDLYKAANRDASSNANQRVNTEVEMGLTGLLLKPDIKLDINFPAQPSIKEELQTYFSDQNNLNLQAFSLIIRRSFAPGNGGQSIGNQLSSTATSTATELVFNQFNNVLSSLNLNFVDLNVRSLSEANASFKFFNDRLIINAGIVDRNSANDFTVIDFSKDNVGREVEGLFLIKKDGSLTVKAANKPPTQQSIFLNSGISSTANVTSFGLVYTQQFDTFKEFIQKISGAYRRNLKRKQGDTPVKTNKSINKEAIINQSKGNQRR; translated from the coding sequence TTGCTGCTTGCGCTTCTTATTTTTTCGCTACAATTTAAGCCTGTTCAAACTTATTTTGCGCAGAAAGCTGCCGCATACTTATCTAAAGAGCTTAAAACCACTATATCAATCAAGAGTCTCTATATCAAGCCTTTTAAATCTATTGTACTCGAAGATTTATTGGTTTTAGATTTACAAAAAGACACTTTATTGAGCACGCCTCAGTTTATGGTCGATATTAATCAATTATCTATCGATAAAAAGATCATTGATATCAGTACCGTTCAAATTAACGATGGCCAGTTTTTCCTAAAGGATTTCAAAGATAAGTCTTCTAATCTCGATTTTATCATTAACTACTTCGATTCTGGTAAACCTAAGGTAAAGAAAAAGAAAAGTAAGCCTTTTGATGTAAATCTAGGCCGCCTTATTTTAAATAAGTTTGCGTTCAGGTACATCAACTACAGTGCAAAAGATACCGTGCAGGGCAAAAGTGTAAACTTCGATAACGTAAACGTTAAACAGCTGAGTGGAATTTTTGAAGGATTGGACACAAAAAACCATTTGATTAAAACCAATATCAAAAACCTCACTTTTAAAGAGCGTAGCGGATTTTACCTGAAAAACTTAACGGCCCAAACCACGATAGACAGTAATGCCATAGAGCTGAAAAACCTGCTGCTCGAAACCAATCAGAGCCGTTTAACCAACTACTACCAGATGCGATTTAAAAGCTATAAAGATTTTAACCATTACGTAGACAATGTACGGATGAAGGCTATTTTTAAAGATAGTCATATCACCTCCAGAGATGTTGCGTTTTTTGCACCTGAAATGAATACCATGAAACTCGACCTCGATGTTGATGGTCAGATTACAGGTTTAGTGAATAACCTTAAAGCCAAAAAATTATCATTAAGGACTGGGAAGGCTACACACATTAAAGGTGACTTTATTTTAAAAGGGCTTCCGAAATGGAAAGAAACTTTTATGGACCTGAACATCGAAATGGCAGGAACAAATAAAACCGATCTTGAGGAAGTGCTGGCGGGCATTACCAACAGCAAAAAGAAAATTGTTCCGGTAATTGTAAACAAATTTGGCAACATTAACTTCAACGGAAGTTTTACGGGTTTCCAAAACGACTTTATTGCCTACGGCGAATTTAAAACCAAACTGGGCCGCATCGTTTCGGATGTGAATATGAAAATCGATAAAAACGATATTCCGTCGTATACCGGGAACGTAAAAACCTACGATTTTAACCTGGGTAACCTGCTTGATGAAAAAAGCCTGGGCCGGATCAGCTCTTCTTTATATGTAAAAGGCCGCGGAACGGAATTAAAAGATTTAACCGAAAAAATAAACGGCGATGTAGATTATATCGACTTTAACAAATACAGGTACCGTAACGTAAAGATTGATGGCACCTTTGATAAAAAATATTTTGATGGCAAGCTGAGCATTAACGACCGAAACATTAAACTGGTATTTGATGGCGGTGTTAACCTGAACCCTAAACTGCCGGTATTCAATTTTAACGCAACCATTTCCAAGGCCCGTTTAAAAGCCTTAAAACTCCTGAAAGATTCGTTGATGGTGGATGCCAAATTTACCACTAATTTTTCGGGCACCAACCTGAATAACATATCCGGTAAGTTATTGATTGAAGAGATCAGGCTGCAAAATCCCAAAGGCATTTATACTGTAGATTCGGTACAATTAATGGCCAATGGCACAGGTGCCAGCCGCGTACTGGATATCCGGTCGGATATTTTAGATGCCAGTATTAAAGGAGAATATGATTTAAATTCTATTGTTTCTTACTATAAAGCCATCGCAAAAACCTATATCCCTTCATTAAAGGCTGATATTATAAAATACAAAAACCAGATTTTTCAGTTTAACCTGAAGGTTAAAAAATTCGAACCGCTGGCGCAGATATTTGTACCAGGCCTGGAATTAGAAGAGGGCGCTACATTAACCGGAGATTTCGATTCGCGGAATAATACCGCCACGCTGAATGGTTTTGTAAAGAAACTAAAATACAATGGCATTATCGTAAACAATATCATCCTCGATGAAAATACCACCACACAACAGCTTCAACTGATTGTAACTTCTGACCGGGTGCAGCTTAACGACAGTTTATTTATTAAAGATGTAAACATTTCCAACATCCTTCGGAACGACAGTCTGGCCTTCAACGTAAAAATGTCGAACGCCGACGAAGATAATCAGCTCGATTTAAACGGACTGGTAGAGTTTACCAAAAACCAGGATACTACGGCAAGGTTAAGCGTATTGCCTTCTATCTTAAAAATCAATAACGAAGAATGGCGCATCCAGGAGAAAGTACGAATTGTGCTGAACAATGGTAAAACCGAGATCAGTAATTTCGATTTAACCAACGGAAAGCAACAGGTTGTTATTGATGGATTAATTTCTGAAGACCCTAAAGATTTGATCAGCGTTGGCTTTAAAGATTTTAGCTTAAAAACCCTGAACCCTTTTACCAAAGGTTTTGGTGTTAAATTGGGTGGAAACGTTAACGGGAAGACTGATATGTATGGCGTATTAAAAACACTCAGGGTAACAGACGACTTAAAAATCGATTCGTTAAACTTTAACGATATCTATATCGGTACCTTAACCGATACCTCATCATACAGCAATGAAAGCCAAAAGCTTAATGTATTTACCCGCATTGTGGCCGACAATTCGGAGAATTTTAAACTGACCGGAAATCTCGATCTAAAAGAAAAAGTAATCGACCTCAGCGTTAAAATGGATGACAGCAAGCTCACCGTACTGGAGCCTTTTGTTAAACAACTGGTATCCAATTTAAAAGGAAATATCTCAGCTGATTTAACCGTAAAAGGTAAGTTAGACAAACCAGAAATTAACGGAACTTTATCGTTAGATAAGGGACAGCTGATGGTAAACTACCTTAAAACCACCTACGTGATTACCGATAAGGTTGAAGTAAACAATAGTGTAATTAACCTCGAAGATTTTGTACTTAACGACCTGGAGGGCCACGAAGCCACAGCAAGCGGAACCGTAGATTTAAATGATATTAACTACCCGACACTGAATGTAAAGGTGAATGCCAACAGCCTAATGGCCTTAAACACTACCGCGAAAGACAATTCCATCTACTATGGCCGGGCCTATGGCACAGGTGTATTTACGTTTACGGGCCCGACCAATAAAATGAAGATCGACATTAAGGCGAAAACGGAAAAAGGAACTATATTTAACCTACCGCTAAACAGCTCTGAAACCATATCGGATAAAGATTTCATTAATTTCGTGAGCCGCGATTCGACTGTGCTGGTTAAGAAAAGAACAAACTTTGATGGTTTAACCTTGAGTTTCAAATTAACCATTGATCCGAATACCACAGCGAACATATATACCACCCTGGGCAATTTAAGTGGCAAGGGTAATGCCGAGCTGGCCTTAAACATCAATAGTGTCGGTGATTTCGAAATGTCTGGCGATTATATTATTGAGACCGGAAGTTTTGATTTTACAGCCCAGGAGGTGATCAACAAAAAATTCGAGATCAGGCAAGGTGGAACCATCCGCTGGACAGGTAATCCTACTGCGGCACAGATTAACTTAAAAGCGGTATACGCGTTAAGGGCAAGTTTGAACGACCTTTACAAGGCGGCAAACCGCGATGCCAGCAGCAATGCCAACCAAAGGGTAAATACCGAGGTAGAGATGGGCTTAACAGGTTTACTGCTAAAACCGGATATTAAGCTCGATATCAATTTCCCTGCACAACCTTCAATTAAAGAAGAATTGCAAACCTATTTTAGCGATCAGAACAACCTGAACCTTCAGGCATTCAGTTTAATTATCAGAAGAAGTTTCGCTCCCGGAAATGGAGGGCAGTCGATTGGGAACCAGTTGAGCTCAACTGCTACCAGTACAGCTACGGAATTGGTTTTTAATCAGTTTAACAACGTACTTTCTTCGTTAAACTTAAACTTTGTCGATTTGAACGTACGTTCGTTAAGCGAGGCCAACGCATCGTTTAAATTCTTTAACGATCGTTTAATTATTAATGCCGGTATTGTAGACCGGAATAGTGCCAACGATTTTACCGTTATCGATTTCTCTAAAGATAATGTAGGCAGAGAGGTTGAGGGACTTTTCCTGATTAAAAAAGATGGAAGCCTGACGGTAAAAGCGGCAAATAAACCACCCACGCAACAGAGTATATTCTTAAACAGCGGGATTAGTTCAACCGCAAACGTAACCTCTTTCGGTCTGGTATATACCCAGCAGTTTGATACTTTTAAGGAGTTTATTCAGAAAATTTCTGGTGCTTATCGCCGGAACCTGAAAAGGAAACAGGGGGATACACCGGTTAAAACGAATAAATCTATTAATAAAGAAGCGATTATCAACCAGAGTAAAGGGAACCAAAGGAGGTAG
- the tsaD gene encoding tRNA (adenosine(37)-N6)-threonylcarbamoyltransferase complex transferase subunit TsaD, giving the protein MSVILAIESSCDDTSVAICNNGKITANVIANQTIHQNYGGVIPELASRVHQQNIVPAVQQALINAKVTKQDINAVAFTRGPGLLGSLLVGVSFAKSFALALNIPLISVNHMHAHILAHFIDDPKPSFPFICLTVSGGHTQIVLVKDYFDMEIVGETLDDAAGEAFDKTAKLLALPYPGGPLIDKHAQHGNPLAFKFAEPQIADLNFSFSGFKTSILYFIRKQEKENPNFIAENLDDICASVQYSIVQILLNKLKKSAKQYGIKEVAIAGGVSANSGLRNGLQQAANELGWNVYIPAFQYCTDNAGMIAIAGYQKYLKQDFAGQDVSPMARMEF; this is encoded by the coding sequence TTGTCTGTTATACTTGCTATCGAGTCTTCTTGCGATGATACATCCGTTGCTATTTGTAACAATGGCAAAATTACTGCCAATGTTATTGCAAACCAAACAATTCATCAAAATTATGGTGGTGTTATACCTGAATTAGCTTCAAGGGTACATCAACAAAATATTGTGCCTGCCGTGCAACAAGCTTTAATTAATGCTAAAGTTACAAAACAGGACATTAATGCCGTAGCTTTTACACGGGGCCCTGGTCTTTTAGGATCATTATTGGTCGGTGTTTCTTTTGCTAAATCTTTTGCATTAGCTTTAAATATACCTTTAATTTCTGTCAATCACATGCATGCGCATATCTTAGCGCACTTTATTGATGATCCTAAGCCAAGTTTCCCCTTTATCTGTTTAACCGTTTCGGGCGGACACACACAAATTGTGTTGGTAAAAGATTACTTTGATATGGAAATTGTTGGCGAAACATTGGATGATGCTGCTGGCGAAGCTTTTGATAAAACCGCTAAATTACTGGCTTTACCTTATCCGGGAGGACCACTGATTGATAAACATGCACAGCATGGAAATCCTTTGGCGTTTAAATTTGCAGAACCACAAATCGCTGATCTGAACTTTAGTTTTAGTGGTTTTAAAACTTCTATTCTGTATTTTATCAGGAAGCAGGAAAAAGAAAACCCTAATTTTATTGCTGAAAATTTAGATGATATTTGTGCATCGGTTCAATATAGTATTGTGCAGATTCTACTGAACAAATTAAAGAAATCAGCAAAACAGTACGGGATTAAGGAAGTAGCTATTGCAGGAGGTGTTTCGGCAAACTCTGGTTTACGGAACGGGCTGCAACAAGCTGCCAATGAACTGGGCTGGAATGTTTATATACCGGCGTTTCAGTACTGTACGGATAATGCAGGCATGATTGCTATTGCAGGTTACCAGAAGTACCTGAAACAGGATTTTGCAGGGCAGGATGTTTCACCAATGGCGCGGATGGAGTTTTAG
- a CDS encoding TonB-dependent receptor: MKKTILIVTIFVCNLLLVHAQNVKIEGHIKDKRNEVPYTTISLPGQKIQADSKGYYTLYIKSGVPFTIQVNAVGYKLFTQQIAAVRADTIINFVLEPVANALDDVIISTSRKPENIKNITTSVSIVNKKKLEKEMAITPDLSTILANQVPGFAPTAQTGNNVGQNLRGRPMLVMIDGVSQSSPLRNAEVDLRSIDPSVLERIEVVKGATAIYGNGAAGGLVNYITMVPDTAARFGGKTQLNLNGSLVKVKNSEGGRINQMFYGKLGKFDYVVSGMYEQTGEYKDAKGDVVGPNYSLGETDSYNAFAKLGYVPAKNQRIQLTYNTYSSLQNSNFTLVNGNLVTGQKATGVLGKPLGIPTGVDYNHNLNLSYKIDSTFLHSSLNADVYYETRKDVFYVSLGRFDGGDGQSLAKNDKRGARLFLETPILNLDFLKMNLAYGADFMKDKTAQPLVDGRVWVPTMNMTNIAPFAQADFNILSKLVFKTGLRYENVNIAVDDYRTLRTTGANNATITPSFDVAGGNLKYSTYLFNAGLRYNQFNVFSPFVSFSQGFSVMDIGLALRDAKVNSIDKINTDAVKVNNYEAGFESKIAGLTFSAAGYISTSKLGIEVVYDPATGLFNTARNPEKIYGFELAADYHLFDQLGLAASYSYTEGKRDIDKNGKFNDAGDLYLNGRRISAPKVTASVTYSPLKVLDLTLNYTGINSRNRFEKNANGIYNGNEGAVKAYHLFSFAGIYQVKKNTKLTLGIDNIFNQDYFPARAQWFMQPGFYSKGRGTSVNFGISVSY; this comes from the coding sequence ATGAAAAAAACTATACTCATCGTTACCATCTTCGTATGTAATCTTCTTTTGGTACATGCCCAAAACGTGAAGATTGAAGGACACATAAAGGATAAAAGAAATGAAGTTCCATACACCACCATTTCTTTGCCGGGCCAGAAAATCCAGGCTGATAGCAAAGGTTATTATACCTTGTATATCAAAAGCGGTGTTCCGTTTACTATTCAGGTAAATGCTGTTGGATATAAGTTATTTACACAGCAAATTGCGGCGGTAAGGGCCGATACAATTATTAATTTTGTATTGGAACCGGTAGCCAATGCGCTGGATGATGTGATAATTTCTACTTCAAGAAAGCCGGAAAACATTAAAAATATTACCACTTCAGTTAGTATTGTAAATAAGAAAAAACTGGAAAAAGAAATGGCTATCACGCCAGATTTAAGCACAATACTGGCCAACCAGGTGCCAGGTTTTGCGCCTACAGCACAAACCGGGAATAATGTAGGACAAAATCTAAGGGGCCGCCCAATGCTGGTGATGATAGATGGTGTTTCTCAATCTTCGCCATTAAGAAATGCAGAAGTAGATTTGAGGTCGATAGACCCTTCAGTACTTGAGCGTATAGAAGTGGTAAAAGGTGCCACAGCCATTTATGGTAATGGTGCTGCCGGAGGTTTAGTGAATTACATTACCATGGTTCCGGATACAGCAGCCAGGTTTGGTGGTAAAACCCAGCTTAATTTAAACGGATCGTTGGTTAAAGTCAAAAACTCCGAAGGTGGCCGGATCAACCAAATGTTCTATGGAAAACTGGGTAAATTTGATTACGTGGTAAGTGGAATGTATGAGCAAACCGGCGAATATAAAGATGCAAAAGGTGATGTGGTAGGGCCAAACTACAGTTTGGGCGAAACCGATAGCTATAATGCTTTTGCCAAGTTAGGTTATGTACCTGCAAAAAATCAGCGTATTCAGCTTACCTATAATACATACAGCAGTTTGCAGAACAGTAATTTTACTTTGGTAAACGGTAATCTGGTAACAGGTCAGAAAGCAACAGGTGTACTTGGAAAACCACTTGGGATTCCGACCGGGGTTGACTATAATCACAATTTAAATCTATCGTATAAGATAGATAGCACCTTTCTGCATTCGAGTTTAAATGCAGATGTTTATTATGAAACCAGAAAGGATGTATTTTATGTTTCGTTAGGGCGTTTTGATGGAGGCGATGGGCAGTCGCTTGCTAAAAATGATAAAAGGGGGGCACGTTTGTTTTTGGAAACACCAATATTGAACCTCGACTTTTTGAAAATGAATCTGGCTTATGGTGCAGATTTCATGAAAGATAAAACCGCACAGCCGCTGGTTGATGGGAGGGTATGGGTACCAACGATGAATATGACCAACATAGCACCTTTTGCACAGGCAGATTTTAATATTTTAAGCAAGCTTGTATTTAAAACCGGTTTGCGCTACGAAAATGTAAATATAGCAGTTGATGATTACCGGACATTAAGAACTACCGGAGCAAACAATGCTACCATTACGCCATCTTTTGATGTAGCCGGAGGCAATTTAAAATACAGTACTTATCTTTTTAATGCGGGTTTACGGTATAATCAATTTAATGTTTTTAGTCCCTTTGTAAGTTTCTCTCAGGGTTTTTCCGTAATGGATATTGGCCTGGCATTACGCGATGCCAAAGTAAACAGTATTGATAAGATCAATACGGATGCGGTAAAGGTTAATAATTATGAGGCTGGTTTTGAAAGTAAAATTGCCGGATTAACATTTTCTGCAGCGGGTTATATCAGTACGTCTAAGTTAGGTATTGAAGTGGTTTATGACCCTGCTACAGGTTTATTTAATACCGCAAGGAACCCTGAAAAAATTTATGGTTTTGAATTGGCAGCCGATTACCATTTGTTTGATCAGCTGGGTTTAGCTGCAAGTTACAGTTATACAGAAGGCAAGCGTGATATTGACAAAAATGGAAAGTTTAACGATGCTGGCGACTTGTATCTCAATGGCCGCCGTATTTCCGCGCCAAAAGTTACAGCTTCAGTAACCTATAGTCCGTTAAAGGTGTTGGATTTAACACTAAACTATACCGGTATCAACTCACGTAACAGATTTGAAAAAAATGCTAACGGCATATATAATGGAAATGAAGGAGCTGTAAAAGCGTATCATTTATTCAGTTTTGCGGGAATTTATCAGGTGAAAAAGAATACTAAACTTACCTTAGGTATAGATAATATATTTAACCAGGATTATTTCCCGGCAAGGGCACAATGGTTTATGCAACCGGGCTTTTATTCAAAGGGGAGGGGTACTTCGGTAAACTTTGGTATCTCGGTTAGTTATTAA
- the recA gene encoding recombinase RecA yields MSTANPDKLKALQLTLDKLEKSYGKGTIMKLGDSAIEPIDFISTGSISLDIALGIGGIPKGRVIEIYGPESSGKTTLATHIIAEAQKKGGIAAFIDAEHAFDQFYAKKLGVDTDNLLISQPDNGEQALEIADNLIRSGAIDVIVIDSVAALVPKSEIEGEMGDSKMGLHARLMSQALRKLTGTISKTGCCCIFINQLRDKIGVMFGNPETTTGGNALKFYASVRLDIRRISQIKDSDEVSGNRVKVKIVKNKVAPPFRIAEFDVMFGEGISKNGEIIDLGVDFGIIKKAGSWFSYGDTKLGQGRDAVKQLLSDNPELAEELEIKIKAEVTGDKLAEK; encoded by the coding sequence ATGAGCACTGCAAATCCAGATAAATTAAAAGCCCTTCAACTTACTTTAGATAAGCTAGAGAAATCATACGGTAAAGGCACCATCATGAAACTTGGCGATTCTGCCATTGAACCAATAGATTTTATTTCTACCGGATCAATCAGTTTAGATATTGCTTTGGGTATTGGTGGTATTCCAAAAGGCCGTGTAATTGAAATCTATGGTCCGGAATCTTCTGGTAAAACAACTTTAGCTACACACATTATTGCCGAAGCACAGAAAAAAGGCGGTATTGCTGCTTTTATCGATGCAGAACATGCTTTTGATCAGTTTTATGCGAAGAAACTGGGTGTAGATACGGATAACCTTTTAATCTCTCAACCAGATAATGGTGAGCAGGCATTAGAAATTGCCGATAACTTAATCCGTTCGGGCGCTATCGATGTAATTGTAATTGACTCTGTCGCCGCTTTGGTTCCTAAAAGTGAAATTGAAGGCGAAATGGGCGACAGTAAAATGGGTTTACATGCCCGTTTAATGAGTCAGGCCTTACGTAAATTAACCGGAACAATTTCTAAAACCGGGTGTTGCTGTATTTTCATTAACCAGTTACGTGATAAAATTGGGGTAATGTTTGGTAACCCTGAAACCACAACCGGTGGTAATGCTTTGAAATTTTATGCATCGGTTCGTTTAGATATCCGTCGTATTTCACAAATCAAGGATTCTGACGAAGTTTCCGGTAACCGTGTTAAAGTAAAAATTGTTAAAAATAAAGTGGCTCCGCCTTTCCGTATCGCAGAATTTGATGTGATGTTTGGTGAAGGTATTTCTAAAAATGGTGAAATCATCGACTTAGGTGTTGATTTTGGTATCATCAAGAAAGCAGGATCATGGTTCTCTTACGGAGATACCAAACTAGGTCAGGGTAGAGATGCTGTAAAACAATTGTTAAGCGACAATCCTGAACTTGCAGAAGAACTGGAAATTAAAATCAAAGCCGAAGTAACCGGCGATAAATTAGCTGAAAAATAA
- the nth gene encoding endonuclease III, giving the protein MLKKERYKLFVEHFSAKQPDAETELHYNNPYQLLVAVILSAQCTDKRVNMVTPALFQRFPNAKALAEATPDIVFDYIRSISYPNNKAKHLVGMANILLNEFNDVVPSGIDDLQKMPGVGRKTANVIASVIYNAPAMAVDTHVFRVANRLGLTNGKTPLAVEKDLVKNLPEHDIHIAHHWLILHGRYVCVARSPKCDVCEITYMCRYFERLTAQNERDKLKA; this is encoded by the coding sequence ATGCTTAAAAAAGAACGCTACAAACTTTTTGTAGAACATTTTTCGGCCAAGCAGCCTGATGCAGAAACCGAGTTACATTATAATAACCCTTACCAGCTTTTAGTGGCCGTAATCCTGTCTGCACAATGTACCGACAAAAGGGTGAATATGGTAACCCCTGCACTTTTTCAGCGCTTTCCTAATGCTAAAGCCCTGGCCGAAGCTACTCCCGATATTGTTTTCGATTATATCAGAAGCATCAGTTACCCAAACAATAAGGCAAAACACCTGGTGGGCATGGCTAATATCCTGCTTAACGAATTTAACGACGTGGTGCCTTCGGGGATTGACGATCTACAGAAAATGCCAGGTGTTGGCCGCAAAACAGCCAATGTAATTGCCTCTGTAATCTACAATGCACCGGCAATGGCGGTTGACACCCATGTTTTCCGCGTAGCCAACCGCCTGGGTTTAACCAATGGCAAAACTCCGTTGGCGGTTGAAAAAGATTTAGTAAAAAACCTTCCGGAACACGATATCCACATTGCACACCACTGGCTTATTCTGCACGGACGTTACGTTTGTGTAGCCAGAAGCCCTAAATGCGATGTTTGCGAAATTACCTATATGTGCAGGTATTTCGAACGTTTAACTGCCCAAAACGAAAGAGATAAATTAAAAGCTTAA
- a CDS encoding DUF3347 domain-containing protein, translating to MKTLLKLCAIQVIVLIMAGSVLAQEKAASVSPLQAYYEVKDALISSNASVAGTKATALINAIKANEKTNASKVLRDKILFDAEHVAESKDIEHQRDHFTSLSTDFYALVKAVKLNDKPVYYAYCPMKKSYWLSEDEAIKNPYYGNKMLSCGKVAEVLK from the coding sequence ATGAAAACCTTATTAAAATTATGTGCGATCCAGGTTATTGTACTAATTATGGCTGGCAGTGTATTGGCTCAGGAAAAAGCAGCATCGGTTAGCCCTTTACAAGCTTATTACGAAGTTAAAGACGCCTTAATTAGCAGCAACGCAAGCGTGGCTGGCACCAAGGCTACTGCATTAATTAATGCGATAAAAGCCAATGAAAAAACCAACGCTTCGAAAGTATTACGTGATAAAATATTATTTGATGCCGAACACGTCGCCGAAAGTAAAGATATCGAACATCAAAGAGATCATTTTACGTCTTTATCAACCGATTTTTATGCCTTGGTAAAAGCGGTAAAACTAAACGATAAGCCTGTTTATTATGCTTATTGTCCGATGAAGAAAAGCTATTGGCTAAGCGAAGACGAGGCGATAAAAAATCCATATTATGGTAATAAAATGTTAAGCTGTGGTAAAGTTGCCGAAGTACTTAAATAA